A genomic window from Qipengyuania oceanensis includes:
- a CDS encoding DUF3035 domain-containing protein, with the protein MRKLTTTILALGTATMLAGCGGGGLLNRDRPDEFAVQRQAPLVVPPDFNMVPPAPGAPRPGEGTAAQQALDVLFGGPAPRSAVEVSVLDRAGTAEPGIRSKVGDPDTNTVAKGPLTRDIVAAPEGDGAAAQAVIPG; encoded by the coding sequence ATGCGTAAACTGACCACGACCATCCTCGCCCTTGGCACCGCCACGATGCTGGCCGGTTGCGGCGGCGGCGGGCTGCTCAACCGCGACCGGCCGGACGAATTCGCCGTGCAGCGGCAGGCTCCGCTGGTGGTCCCGCCGGACTTCAACATGGTTCCGCCCGCTCCCGGCGCGCCTCGCCCGGGCGAAGGCACGGCCGCGCAGCAGGCGCTCGACGTGCTGTTCGGCGGCCCTGCTCCGCGCAGCGCGGTGGAAGTGAGCGTTCTGGACCGTGCGGGCACGGCAGAGCCGGGCATCCGCTCCAAGGTCGGCGATCCGGACACCAATACCGTCGCCAAGGGTCCGCTGACCCGCGACATCGTCGCCGCACCGGAAGGCGATGGCGCCGCCGCGCAGGCAGTGATCCCGGGCTGA